The Gemmatimonadota bacterium nucleotide sequence CAGAAGGGCCGCACCATGGACGCGATCGGTTTCGGCATGGCGCATTTCGCCGATCGCCTGAACGATAGCCGGGACCGCCTGGACCTGGCCTACACCCTCGAGGAAAACACCTTTCGAGGCGAAACCAGCCTCCAGATGAGAATAAAAGACATACAACTCGGCACGGTATAGCCTCAAATCCCGCTATGAAACTACTCGACCGTTTCCTTGCCGGCGACCGTACCGCCCTGTCCCGCGTCATCACCCTCCTTGAAAACGACAGAGACCGGCGTTCCGCCATGCTGGACGTGCTGTATCCCCGTTCCGGCAAGGCCCGCCGCATCGGGATCACGGGCCCGCCCGGTTCCGGAAAGAGCACCCTTGCCGACCGTCTCACCGCCCGGCTTCGCAAAAGCGGCCGCACGGTAGGCATCATCGCCGTGGACCCGACCAGTCCCTTTACTGGCGGTGCGCTACTCGGCGACCGGCTCCGCATGCAGGGCTCGTGGGACGACCCGCAGGTTTTCATGCGTAGCCAGGCCGACCGGAGCCATACCGGCGGGCTTTCGGAGGCGACGCCCCACGCGATGACGGCCCTTGACGCCTTCGGCAAAGATGTTATCATTGTGGAGACCGTAGGCGTAGGCCAGTCCACCCTCGATGTCTCTGACGTCAGCGATACGACCGTCGTCCTGCTCACGCCGGAATCGGGCGACAGCATTCAGGCCATGAAGGCCGGCCTGATGGAGATCGCCGACGTGCTGGTTGTCAACAAGTCCGACCGCGAAGGCGCGGACCGGTTCGCCTCGGAATTGACGATGATCGTGGACATGGGGCGGTGGGAGGAAGGCTGGAAACCGCCCGTCCTCAGCGCAAGTGCGAGGGATGATACCGGTATCGACGACCTGTATGAGCGCCTGGAAGCCCACGGGGACTACCTCGCCGAAGAAGGCAGGTTGCAGGCGCGCCGGTTGCGCCAGGGGCGCTCGGCCATCGAGAAAGCGCTTGGCGAATGGTGGCAGGGCCGACTGACCGTGCTTCGGGACGCCGGAGACGCGATGGACCGCCTTTCCGAACGGGTAGCCCGCAGGGAGTTGAGCCCCCTGGCGGCCGCCCAGGAGATGATGGAAGGGATGGCGGATTGACGTCGCGGCGCCGACCCACGGTGGCGCGGATTGACTTTGCGGTGCCGTCCCGCGGTGGCGCGGATTGAGAAAGAACAGGCGATCATGGCGGAAAACATACGGGTGCTCGTCGCCAAACCGGGCCTGGACGGCCATGACCGCGGCGCCAAGGTGGTGGCCGCGGCCTTGCGCGACGCCGGCATGGAAGTGATCTACACCGGGCTCCGGCAGACGCCGGAAATGATCGTGGAAGCGGCCGTACAGGAGGACGTGGACGTGGTCGCGCTGAGCATCCTCTCGGGCGCCCACATGACCATCTTCCCCCGCGTCATGGACCTGCTGCGGGAACGGGGCGTCCACCACATGCTCCTCACCGGCGGCGGCATCATCCCGAAGTCCGACGGGGAGGAACTCGCAAAGATCGGCGTGGGGAAGCTGTTCGGCCCGGGCACTTCGACGCGGGACATCATCGCCTACATCAACGAGGAAGTGGGTCGACGGCGCGTGGCGGACGAGATTTAGACCGTAGCGCTAAGCCCGGTTATGAGGAGGTAAACATGCGAAAGTCAGTGATTGCAGCGATCATCGCGGGATTGATGTCCCTGGTATGGTCTGCTGGTGGAGAGGCCCAGATTCGCCGGTCCACCGCGGACCTGGTGCTTAAGAACGGCACGGTTTACACGATGGACGCCGATCGGCCCAAGGCGCAGGCCGTGGCCGTCATCGGCAACCGGATCGCCGTCGTGGGCGTCGATGCGGACGTGGAGCCCTTTATCGGTCCCGATACCCGGGTGATCGATCTCCAGGGCCAGACCCTCGTGCCCGGGTTGAAAGAGAGCCACGGCCACCTCATGGGCATCGGGATTGCCAAGATGACGGTCGACCTGGTGGGCATTTCGGGTTATGACGAACTCATCGAACGGGTGCTCGCGGCGGCCGAGGGTGTGGGGGAAGGCGAGTGGATCACCGGCCGCGGATGGCACGAGGAGAAGTGGACGGACCGCAGTTCGCTCACGGTCCGCGGGTTCATGACCCACCACAGACTGAGTGAGGCCGTGCCCGATATCCCGGTGTACGTGCGACGGGCCGACGGCCATGCCGCCTTTGCCAACGCCAAAGCCATGGAACTGATGGGGATCGACCGGAACACGCAGTCTCCCGAAGGCGGCGACATCATCAAGGACGCCGACGGCAACCCCTCGGGTATCCTGGTGGACAAGGCCATGGGACTGGTGAGCGTTCCCGGCTTCACCGAAAACCAGCGGCGGCAGGCCCTTGAACTCGGCATCCAGGAATGCCTGGCGAACGGCATCACCATGTTCGACGACGCCGGGGTCGGCGAGGACGGGATCGACCTGTACAAGGAGTACGCGGACGCGGGCAAGCTGGACATGCGCGTCTATGTGATGGCCTCGAATCTGCACACCATGGTCGCCCTGCAGAAACCGTGGTCTCACCCCGATGGGTTTCTCACCGTCCGGGCCGTCAAGATGTACGGAGACGGGGCGCTCGGTTCGCGGGGCGCCTGGCTGCTGGAGCCCTACGAAGACGATCCGGGGAATTCCGGTTTCCCCACGACCCCACCCGACATGATCTACGACGCCGCCCGTTTCGCCCTGGAGCATGGCTGGCAGGTGTGCACCCACGCCATCGGCGACCGCGGTAACCGCATGATGCTCGACATGTACGAGAAGGCGATGGCGGAATTCCCCCACGTGAAGGACCACCGGTTCCGCGACGAGCATACCCAGATCCTGGACGAGGCGGACATCCCCCGGTTCGCCCAGCTGGGCGTGATCGCTTCGATGCAGGGCATACACGCGACCTCGGATCTTCCCTGGGCGCCGGACCGGCTCGGTAACGCCCGCACGGCGGAGGGCGGCTATGTCTGGCAGAAGCTGCTGCAGCATGGCGTGAAGATCATCAACGGGACCGACGCGCCGGTGGAAGACGTCAGTCCCATCGCCTCCTTCTACGCCAGCGTAACCCGTGAGCGGCCCGACGGGACGCCCGAAGGCGGGATGTTCAGCGACCAGCGCATGTCGCGCCAGGAGGCGTTGCGGTCCTATACCCTGGACGCCGCCTACGGCTCGTTTCACGAAGACCTGCTCGGGTCCGTCGAGCAAGGCAAGCTCGCCGATTTCACAGTGCTGTCGAAGGACATCATGACCGTGCCCGAGAACGAAATTCTGGACACGGAAGTCGTGTATACCATCGTGGACGGGAAGGTTCGGTACGAGCGAGGGCGGCCCGCAATTCCGTGATGGGGCCGGCCGTAGTGCGCCAGGCAGCGCGCCGAGGTAGGACCTGGCAGCGCGCCGAGGTAGGCCAGCTGCGCGCCGAAGTACAACCGGCAGTGGAAGTAACGGGGAGGGAACCCACGGGGGCTTTCCCCGTTCTTTATATCAGGGAATCCATCAACTGCAGCACTTGACGCAGGCGCACTCAGGATGCATATTTCCAAGCTTGCGTAGGAAGAGATTCGCATGATTATTCCGCGAGAGGAGACGGCATGGCCGCGCATCTCTGTGTCGGCCTGTTGACCGGCCTGTTGGTGATGCAGGGCGTTGGAGCGCCGGGAAGCGTTGAAGCGCCGGGGGGCGTCCGGTCGCCGGAGGACGTCGGACCGCCGGAGCAGCTTCATACGGCGGAGACCGTCACCGGTAAGATGCGCCAGCGCCTCGACGCCGTGCAGTCGCTGGCGGCCCGGTATACCGTTACGACGTTTGCGGCCGTGCTCGAAAGCCGAAGCGAGACCGAGGGGAAGCTCTATTTGCAGCGGGACCGGAACCGCCTGCGCCTGGAAGAGGCCGGCCAGACCATCGTTTCAGACGGCGAGACGCTATGGACCTACGTGCCCGGCAACCGGCAGGTCATCGTGTCGCCGGCGGGGGAAGAGGGATCGGAATCCGTACCCGGGCGTACGGGCCGGCCAGGCCGACCGGACGACTTCATCTTCAACTACTCGAACCGTTACCTGTATGCGCTGGAGGGCAGGGAACCGGTCGATGGCATGCCGTGCTCCCGGCTCAGGCTCACCGCCGTCGAACCGGCCGACGGCCTACCGGATCTGCGCATCTGGGTGGACGAGGAAAACTGGCTTACGCGGAAAGTGACGTACAGGGACGACATGGGGTCCGAAACCACCCTGCGTTTCATGGATTACCGACTGAACGAGAAACTCGCCCCCGGGCTGTTCGAAATGACGGCGCCCGAGGGGGTCGAATGGGTCGACCTGCGCTGAAGAGCGTTGCGCAGCAAGCGGAGAAAGACAATGCCCAATATCAGTCTCGCCAGCCTGGGTTGTTCGAAGAACCTGGTGGATTCCGAAGTCATGCTGGGCCAGCTCACCCGGGCCGGATACAACGTAGTGGACGACCACGGTGACGCGGACGTCATCATCGTGAACACCTGCGCGTTCATCGGTCCCGCAAAAGAGGAGTCCATCGAGACCATCCTGGACCTCGCGCGGTTCAAGGAGGACGGCCGGTGCGATTCACTCGTCGTCACCGGATGCATGGCGCAGCGGTACGCCCACGGCCTGGTCGCCGAAATGCCGGAAGTGGACGCCGTGATCGGCGTGCATCAATACCCGCGCATCGTCCAGCTGCTGGACCGCCTGCGCGACCGGCACGAGACCCTGCGGGAGATTCGCAGGCAGCCCCTGCCCACCGACTATTCCTACCCGAGGGTCATTACCACGCCCCGCCATTCCGTCTACCTCAAGATCGCCGAGGGGTGCGACCGCCGGTGCACGTTCTGCATCATCCCCGCCATCCGGGGGGGCCAGCGGAGCCGCACCGTCGAATCACTCGTGGAAGAGGCTCGGACGCTGGCCGGCCAGGGCGCCGTCGAGCTGAACCTGATCTCGCAGGACACCACCTGGTACGGCAAGGACCTCCCGGAACCGGCCCGGCTGGAAGACCTGCTCGCCGCGCTGAACGGCGTGGAGGGCGTGCGCTGGATCCGGGCGCTTTACAATCACCCCGTTCGGTTCACCGACAGGCTGATCCATGCCTTCGCCGACCTGGAACGGGTCTGCAACTACATCGACATGCCGCTGCAGCACATATCGGACCCGATGCTCGACCGCATGAACCGCGAGACGACCTCTAAAGAGACGCGCGCGCTCCTGAAACGGATCCGCGACCGGATGCCGGACGCGACGCTGAGGACCACCTTCATCGTGGGCTTTCCGGGAGAGACCGAAGAGGATTTCCAAGAGCTTTACGACTTCGTCGAGGAGACGCGGTTCGACCGCATGGGCGTGTTCATGTATTCGCAGGAGGAGCAGACGCCGGCCGCCCGGTACGACGGCCAGATCCCCGAGCCCGTCAAGCAGGAGCGGCACGACCGGCTCATGGTGCTGCAGCGCGAGATATCACTCGAACGCAACCGGTCCTTCGTGGGAAAGACGGTCGACGTGTTGATCGACGAACTTGCCGATGAAGGGCACTACACCGGGCGGACCGCCGCGGATGCGCCGGAGGTCGACAACGAGGTACTGGTCACCGGCGAAGGCCTGGCCCCCGGAGATTTCGCCTCCGTGGACATTGTCGACGCCATGGAATACGACCTGGTCGGCGCGGTCTCGACTGGGGTCCCCGTACCCGGCGGACCGAACTCGCAGCGAGGGCCGAACCCGCAGCGAGGGCCAAACCCGCGGACGTTTCCCGCCCAATTCGGAACACCGGTATGACCATCCCGCTCTTACGCCGCTTCAGGATCCCCGTCATCGGGCTATTCCTCGCCCTGCTCGTGCTTCCGGCTTGCAGCCCGCCCGGTTTCGAGTCCGACTGGACCGCGGAGGAGCTCTATGACTACGCCATGGAGCGCATGGAGCAGGAGGACTGGCTGAATGCCCTGGACGCCTTCCGGGCCATCACCCTCGGCCATTCCGGCAGCGATATCGTGGACGACGCCCTGTACCACCAGGGGGAAATGCACATCAACATGGAGGAATACCCCCTGGCCACGCTCGTGTTCCGCCGGCTGATCAGCGATTTTCCCCAGAGCCCGTACAGCGACGAGAGCCAGTACAAGCTGGCCTATGCCACGTTTCTCCAGTCCAATCCGCCCCACCTCACGCAGGACAAGACCTTCGAAGCCATCCGCGAACTCCAGTTCTTCCTCCAGGAGTATCCCGACAGCGAATGGAGCGCGGAAGTCCACGAACTGCTGCAGCAGTGTTTCGACAAGGTGGCCGAGAAGGATTATCGGATCGGCAACCTCTACTACAAGTTGAAGGACTGGGAAGCGGCCCGTCTCTATTTCGGCGAACTACTGGAAACCTACCCCATGAGCAACTGGGCTTCCCGGGCGCAATTCGAAATCGCCGACAGCTACGCGAGGGAGGGGAAATACCGGGAAGCCATCGAGCAGTTCGAGATTTTCATCCAGAGCTATCCCGAAAACGAACGGTCGTCGGAGGCCGGAAAGCGTCTTTCCGAACTGAGAAACAGTTACGTAGCGCCATCCCTGGCCGAGGACGGCCCCATGGACGACACGTCTTACACGGACGAACCGGCTTCCACGGACGGATCCTCACCGGCTGAATCCGAGAGCGGCAACTCACCGTGAACATCCAACGGCTCGGTGTTTACGGGGGCACGTTTGACCCGATTCACACCGGCCACCTGGTCATTGCCCGGGGCGTGGTCGAACACTGCGCCCTCGACCGGCTCCTGTTCATCCCGTCCGCCCGCCCTCCGCACAAGCGGGGGCACGCCGTCGCCTCGCCGGATGACCGGTATCGCATGACGCAGCTGGCCGCGCGGAACGATCCCCGGTTCGAGGTATCGGACGCGGAGATCAACCGGCCCGGCCTATCCTATACCGTGGACACGCTGGACGCGCTGCGGGAGATCTACGGCGAGTCGTGTGCATTCCACCTCGTCATCGGGGCCGACAGCCTGCTCGAGATCGACACCTGGCATGCGCCGGACCGGGTATTCGAACTGGCGACGGTCGTGACGGTTCCCCGGCCCGGCAAGGACCTCTCCGGTCTGGGTCCCAGCTGGCGGGACCGGGTCGTCTCCCTCCAGCTTCCCGAGATCGACATCTCTTCCACGGATATCCGCCGTCGCGTCAAAGCAGGGCTTCCCATCACCCACCTTGTCCCGGCGGAAGTGGCGGGATATATCGAAGAACACGGTCTATACAGGTAACGGGGACTGTTTCGGTGTAGCGCGTCGCGCGCGAGGGATGGTCGGCGCCGACGGACCAGGCGGCCCCGGCCGATCGACGGCTCGGTGCGGGCAGACGCCCGGCTTCAGGAAACGAGGCGCTTCCAGAGCGCTTCGGCCTTCTCAATCAGTTCGTCCCGCGTACCGTCGTTTTCCAGGATAAAATCCGCCCACCGGGCCTGTTTCGCGTCGGGCTCCTGGGCGGCGATACGCGCTTCGGCCTCGGGTCCGGTCAGGCCGCGAAGGAGGATCCGTTCTTTCCGCGTGGAGGCGGGCGCGGTGACCAGGATGACCCGGTCGGCCAGGTCCGTGGGTCCGGTGTCGACCAGCAGGGGCGCGTCTACCACGACGACCCCGTCGTAGCCCTCGCTTCGGATCCCGGCGATCCGGTGGCGTATTTCAGCGCGTATGGCGGGCCGTACCAGGCGGTTCAGCCGCTGCCGGGCCTGCTCGTCGCCGAAGACCAGGCGTCCGAGGGCCCGCCGGTCCACGTCCCCCTCGGCGGTCAGGACATCCTCGCCGAAGGCCGACCGGATATCGTCGCGCATCCCCTCGGTCCGCAGCAGGTCGTGGCCGATTGCGTCGGCGTCCAGAACGCGGGCGCCGAGCCGCTCGAAAACCCGGGCCGCCGTGGACTTACCCGAGGCGATGCCGCCGGCTACTCCGATGACGATCAAGTCTCACCTATACCCCGACCGTTCCGGCGCCGTTGGCCTCCTCGCCCGGAGCGGCCGCGGGTTCCAGCGCCTCCGATTCGGCATCCTCGAGGCGCACGGAGACCATCTTGGACAGGCCGGGTTCTTCCATGGTAATGCCGTAGAGGTAATCGGCGGCTTCCATGGTCCGCTTGTTGTGGGTGACCACCAGGAACTGCGTGTCGCTGGTAAACTGGCGCAAGGCGCTGGCGAAACGCCGGACGTTGGCGTCGTCCAGCGGCGCGTCCACCTCGTCGAACACGCAGAAGGGGCTGGGCTTCACGAGGTAGATGGCGAAGAGCAGGGCGATGGCCGTGAGGGCCGTCTCGCCGCCGGACAGCAGGGCCAGGCTCTGCAGCCGCTTTCCTCCCGGCCGCGCCATGATCTCGATGCCCGCTTCGAGAGGGTCCCCTTCTTCGAGCATGAGGTCGGCCTCGCCGCCTTCGAACAGCGTCTGGAAGGTGGTCATGAAGTTGGTCCGGACCTCTTCGAAGGTGGTCATGAAGCGGGACCGGGCGGCCTTGTTCATCTTGATGATGGTCTTCTCCAGGTTGTCCTTGGCCTCGATGAGGTCGTTCTGCTGCTGCTGAAGGAAGTCGAGCCGCTCCTTGCCCGCGCGGTACTCTTCCACCGCCGCCATGTTGATGGGACCCAGATCGTCCACCTTGCGCTGGATGCTATCCCGCAGGGTCTGGGCGGCGTCGGGTGAGTATTCGTCCAGTTCCTCGATCCGCGGCAGTTCGTCCATGCCCTCGGGGTCGGTGTCATGCCGGTCCATCAGTTGCCGCCGGATCTCGTTGCTCTTCATGTACAACTCGGCGTCTTCCAGTTCCGCCTGGTGGACCTGCTCCTGCACCTGGGTCAGTGCGTTCCGGTTCTCGCCGAGGTGCTGCTGCAGCTGGCGTTCGGCTTCCTGCAGGTTCTGGTGCTCTTCGAGGACGGCGTCGCGGTCCACCGCGCGCTCCCGTCTGGACGCGTAGTGCGCCTCCAGTTGCTTCTCGTTCTTTTGCTGGGCCTTCTCCAGTTCCGTGGACTGGCTGCCGGCCTCCACCGCCTCGGTCTTTCGCTGCGTCAGGAGATTGGCCAGGCGCTCGTTCTCCTGGGTAAGGAATTCATCGGCGGTGCTCAGCTCGTTGCTCCGGCTTTCCATGGACACGAGGGCGACCCGCGCTTCGTTGGCCGCTTCGGCCAGGTGCTGGCGTTCCTCCTCCATCTCGTCCAGGGTCTGCTGGTTGGTCCGTTCTTCAGCTTCGGCCGATACCCGGTCGCGGGCCAGAGTCTCCATCGCTTTTTTGCGCTGCTCGCGCTCCCCGGCCGCAGCCTTCGCGTCCGCGGCCAGAGTATCCGCTTCACGCGCGAGTTCTTCGTCCTGTTCCGTCATCCGGGACCGCTCGAAATCCAACTGCCGTTCCCCGGACTCCGTTTCCATCAACTTGCGCCGGGACTCGCCAAGGACCTGCTCGACGGAGGCCTGCCGCTGCGCCAGCGCGGCCAGTTCCGTCTCCAGGCCTTCCAGTTCGCCGGCGACCTTATCCCGTTGCGCCCGGTCTTCCTCCAGTTCCCCTTCGATCTCTGCGATCCGCTCCACGCGGCGCAGGAGGTCCGACTCGCCTGCCTCGGACGATCCGGACGAACCACCGGTCAGTACCCCGGCCGGGTCCACGACCTCGCCGCCGACCGTCAGCAGTTTCCAATCCTGGTCGGTGTCGAACAAGGGGGAAAGGCGAAGGGCCGTTTCCACGTCCTTCACGAGCACGACCCTGGAGAGCAGGTGGGTCACCGCCGGAGCCAGCGCCTTGTCGGACTTGACCATGGTGCTCGCGCGGCCGATGATGCCGTCGTCCTCGAAGGGCAGGTCCGCGGGCGCTGGGCGGGACTTCATCCGATCCAGGAGGATGAAGGAAGCCCGGCCGGCCTCCTGCTCCCGGAGGTAGGCCAGGCCCGCCTCGGCATCTTTTGTGCGGCCGGCCACCACGTACTGCAGCATGTCGTCCAGGTAGGCCGCGATTA carries:
- the meaB gene encoding methylmalonyl Co-A mutase-associated GTPase MeaB, whose protein sequence is MKLLDRFLAGDRTALSRVITLLENDRDRRSAMLDVLYPRSGKARRIGITGPPGSGKSTLADRLTARLRKSGRTVGIIAVDPTSPFTGGALLGDRLRMQGSWDDPQVFMRSQADRSHTGGLSEATPHAMTALDAFGKDVIIVETVGVGQSTLDVSDVSDTTVVLLTPESGDSIQAMKAGLMEIADVLVVNKSDREGADRFASELTMIVDMGRWEEGWKPPVLSASARDDTGIDDLYERLEAHGDYLAEEGRLQARRLRQGRSAIEKALGEWWQGRLTVLRDAGDAMDRLSERVARRELSPLAAAQEMMEGMAD
- a CDS encoding cobalamin B12-binding domain-containing protein, whose product is MAENIRVLVAKPGLDGHDRGAKVVAAALRDAGMEVIYTGLRQTPEMIVEAAVQEDVDVVALSILSGAHMTIFPRVMDLLRERGVHHMLLTGGGIIPKSDGEELAKIGVGKLFGPGTSTRDIIAYINEEVGRRRVADEI
- a CDS encoding amidohydrolase, which encodes MSLVWSAGGEAQIRRSTADLVLKNGTVYTMDADRPKAQAVAVIGNRIAVVGVDADVEPFIGPDTRVIDLQGQTLVPGLKESHGHLMGIGIAKMTVDLVGISGYDELIERVLAAAEGVGEGEWITGRGWHEEKWTDRSSLTVRGFMTHHRLSEAVPDIPVYVRRADGHAAFANAKAMELMGIDRNTQSPEGGDIIKDADGNPSGILVDKAMGLVSVPGFTENQRRQALELGIQECLANGITMFDDAGVGEDGIDLYKEYADAGKLDMRVYVMASNLHTMVALQKPWSHPDGFLTVRAVKMYGDGALGSRGAWLLEPYEDDPGNSGFPTTPPDMIYDAARFALEHGWQVCTHAIGDRGNRMMLDMYEKAMAEFPHVKDHRFRDEHTQILDEADIPRFAQLGVIASMQGIHATSDLPWAPDRLGNARTAEGGYVWQKLLQHGVKIINGTDAPVEDVSPIASFYASVTRERPDGTPEGGMFSDQRMSRQEALRSYTLDAAYGSFHEDLLGSVEQGKLADFTVLSKDIMTVPENEILDTEVVYTIVDGKVRYERGRPAIP
- a CDS encoding outer membrane lipoprotein carrier protein LolA — encoded protein: MAAHLCVGLLTGLLVMQGVGAPGSVEAPGGVRSPEDVGPPEQLHTAETVTGKMRQRLDAVQSLAARYTVTTFAAVLESRSETEGKLYLQRDRNRLRLEEAGQTIVSDGETLWTYVPGNRQVIVSPAGEEGSESVPGRTGRPGRPDDFIFNYSNRYLYALEGREPVDGMPCSRLRLTAVEPADGLPDLRIWVDEENWLTRKVTYRDDMGSETTLRFMDYRLNEKLAPGLFEMTAPEGVEWVDLR
- the rimO gene encoding 30S ribosomal protein S12 methylthiotransferase RimO; the encoded protein is MPNISLASLGCSKNLVDSEVMLGQLTRAGYNVVDDHGDADVIIVNTCAFIGPAKEESIETILDLARFKEDGRCDSLVVTGCMAQRYAHGLVAEMPEVDAVIGVHQYPRIVQLLDRLRDRHETLREIRRQPLPTDYSYPRVITTPRHSVYLKIAEGCDRRCTFCIIPAIRGGQRSRTVESLVEEARTLAGQGAVELNLISQDTTWYGKDLPEPARLEDLLAALNGVEGVRWIRALYNHPVRFTDRLIHAFADLERVCNYIDMPLQHISDPMLDRMNRETTSKETRALLKRIRDRMPDATLRTTFIVGFPGETEEDFQELYDFVEETRFDRMGVFMYSQEEQTPAARYDGQIPEPVKQERHDRLMVLQREISLERNRSFVGKTVDVLIDELADEGHYTGRTAADAPEVDNEVLVTGEGLAPGDFASVDIVDAMEYDLVGAVSTGVPVPGGPNSQRGPNPQRGPNPRTFPAQFGTPV
- the bamD gene encoding outer membrane protein assembly factor BamD, with the translated sequence MTIPLLRRFRIPVIGLFLALLVLPACSPPGFESDWTAEELYDYAMERMEQEDWLNALDAFRAITLGHSGSDIVDDALYHQGEMHINMEEYPLATLVFRRLISDFPQSPYSDESQYKLAYATFLQSNPPHLTQDKTFEAIRELQFFLQEYPDSEWSAEVHELLQQCFDKVAEKDYRIGNLYYKLKDWEAARLYFGELLETYPMSNWASRAQFEIADSYAREGKYREAIEQFEIFIQSYPENERSSEAGKRLSELRNSYVAPSLAEDGPMDDTSYTDEPASTDGSSPAESESGNSP
- a CDS encoding nicotinate-nucleotide adenylyltransferase, which codes for MRERQLTVNIQRLGVYGGTFDPIHTGHLVIARGVVEHCALDRLLFIPSARPPHKRGHAVASPDDRYRMTQLAARNDPRFEVSDAEINRPGLSYTVDTLDALREIYGESCAFHLVIGADSLLEIDTWHAPDRVFELATVVTVPRPGKDLSGLGPSWRDRVVSLQLPEIDISSTDIRRRVKAGLPITHLVPAEVAGYIEEHGLYR
- a CDS encoding dephospho-CoA kinase is translated as MIVIGVAGGIASGKSTAARVFERLGARVLDADAIGHDLLRTEGMRDDIRSAFGEDVLTAEGDVDRRALGRLVFGDEQARQRLNRLVRPAIRAEIRHRIAGIRSEGYDGVVVVDAPLLVDTGPTDLADRVILVTAPASTRKERILLRGLTGPEAEARIAAQEPDAKQARWADFILENDGTRDELIEKAEALWKRLVS
- the smc gene encoding chromosome segregation protein SMC, with translation MRLSHLEMIGFKSFSTRLKVKFSDGITAVVGPNGCGKSNIVDAIRWALGEHRATSLRGDRMEDIIFNGTAARKPLGMAEVSLTIDNSEQMLPVEYSEVTITRRYFRSGASEYQINKVPCRLKDITNLLLDTGMGAHAYSIIEQGMVESVVNGSPLERRQLIEEAAGINKYKTRRRLAQRKLEGTEHDLIRIADLLDEVERSVSTLRRQVRKYERYERLMQQMKDVEIVVACHAFQDLRRQTEPVRERIRQFAERKEAVQTRIRIAEAEVEKSKAVQMEKEEKLQQRQDAVNQIDDQIRALEEELLVSKERRTGLEQRARSASGEAEQAETELEDIRSQLARIGDDRKTLETALEQARATFAERDEASRTYAGRISAQKESTQALRDRSMAAIQQHSSELAAISTLEAREASLRERIAEVETARNKLAEELASKKTAVETVQKELRDVRGVVEENAALHANLTESVQDAQQCIESARDELSGLETTIATAEKEWTLLDRMHRQYEGYGQGVRTLLTNGADVDGLRGVLADGITIDKAYETVIAAYLDDMLQYVVAGRTKDAEAGLAYLREQEAGRASFILLDRMKSRPAPADLPFEDDGIIGRASTMVKSDKALAPAVTHLLSRVVLVKDVETALRLSPLFDTDQDWKLLTVGGEVVDPAGVLTGGSSGSSEAGESDLLRRVERIAEIEGELEEDRAQRDKVAGELEGLETELAALAQRQASVEQVLGESRRKLMETESGERQLDFERSRMTEQDEELAREADTLAADAKAAAGEREQRKKAMETLARDRVSAEAEERTNQQTLDEMEEERQHLAEAANEARVALVSMESRSNELSTADEFLTQENERLANLLTQRKTEAVEAGSQSTELEKAQQKNEKQLEAHYASRRERAVDRDAVLEEHQNLQEAERQLQQHLGENRNALTQVQEQVHQAELEDAELYMKSNEIRRQLMDRHDTDPEGMDELPRIEELDEYSPDAAQTLRDSIQRKVDDLGPINMAAVEEYRAGKERLDFLQQQQNDLIEAKDNLEKTIIKMNKAARSRFMTTFEEVRTNFMTTFQTLFEGGEADLMLEEGDPLEAGIEIMARPGGKRLQSLALLSGGETALTAIALLFAIYLVKPSPFCVFDEVDAPLDDANVRRFASALRQFTSDTQFLVVTHNKRTMEAADYLYGITMEEPGLSKMVSVRLEDAESEALEPAAAPGEEANGAGTVGV